In a single window of the Pandoraea pulmonicola genome:
- a CDS encoding phosphatidylserine decarboxylase family protein, whose protein sequence is MTSTAKRAVPPSSRRRLGAWITENEDAIAEFRASLVRKARQRGTTQPLSPAVSRLRACVIDDPVRRMDLSLAIAQAQDEGHRLGFGDIDTLMTTIDYVTTTAPAFDKASLIVCPLNALLDWLMCVPSGYAFFCDPELNRCLRDVLTQWCHFLSGPDSRTFLNRRAPDGWLSDEADARLNLDEFEMDRDLPYGGFDSWNAFFTRRFRPGMRPVASPDDPWIIVNACESTPYNVQHHAHMRDTFWIKSQPYSLLDMFGASHKALAAPFAGGTVYQAYLSAYDYHRWHAPVDGTVIAAYRLPGTYYSEAPSEGEDQAGLNDSQGYLTATATRAIVVIKAEEPALGTVGCLFVGMGDVSSCILRVDRGQHLGKGDELGYFQYGGSTYCLVFEEGVIASLAPDEHSLPGDKPLKVNAALARAR, encoded by the coding sequence ATGACGTCGACCGCCAAGCGTGCCGTCCCGCCCTCCTCGCGCCGCCGTCTGGGGGCGTGGATCACCGAAAACGAAGACGCGATCGCCGAATTCCGCGCCTCGCTCGTGCGCAAGGCGCGGCAGCGCGGCACCACACAGCCGTTGAGCCCCGCCGTCTCCCGGTTGCGGGCCTGTGTAATCGACGATCCCGTGCGCCGCATGGATCTGAGTCTCGCCATTGCGCAGGCGCAGGACGAGGGACATCGACTCGGGTTCGGAGACATCGACACCCTCATGACGACCATCGATTACGTGACGACGACCGCACCCGCCTTCGACAAGGCGAGCCTCATCGTCTGTCCGCTCAACGCATTGCTCGACTGGTTGATGTGCGTGCCGTCAGGCTACGCGTTCTTTTGCGACCCCGAGCTCAACCGCTGCCTGCGCGACGTGCTCACGCAATGGTGTCACTTCCTGAGCGGGCCCGACTCGCGCACTTTCCTCAATCGGCGAGCCCCGGACGGATGGCTCAGCGACGAGGCCGATGCCAGGCTGAACCTCGACGAGTTCGAGATGGATCGTGACTTGCCGTACGGCGGCTTCGATTCGTGGAACGCCTTCTTCACGCGCCGCTTCCGGCCCGGCATGCGTCCCGTCGCCTCGCCGGACGATCCGTGGATCATCGTCAACGCCTGCGAAAGTACGCCCTACAACGTGCAGCACCACGCGCACATGCGCGACACGTTCTGGATCAAGTCGCAGCCCTACTCCCTGCTCGACATGTTCGGCGCCTCGCACAAGGCGCTGGCCGCGCCGTTCGCCGGCGGTACGGTGTATCAAGCTTATCTGAGCGCCTACGACTACCATCGATGGCACGCACCGGTCGACGGCACCGTCATCGCCGCCTACCGATTGCCCGGCACCTATTATTCCGAAGCGCCCTCCGAAGGCGAAGATCAGGCGGGCCTCAACGATTCGCAAGGGTATCTGACGGCCACGGCCACGCGGGCGATCGTGGTGATCAAGGCCGAAGAACCGGCGCTGGGCACAGTCGGCTGTCTGTTCGTCGGCATGGGCGACGTGTCGTCATGCATACTGCGCGTCGACCGGGGGCAGCACCTCGGCAAGGGCGACGAACTGGGGTATTTCCAATACGGCGGATCGACCTACTGCCTGGTCTTCGAGGAAGGCGTGATCGCATCGCTGGCGCCGGACGAGCATTCGCTGCCCGGTGACAAGCCGTTGAAGGTCAACGCGGCTCTCGCCCGCGCACGATAG
- a CDS encoding LysR substrate-binding domain-containing protein: MKDRSKTNIVSLFLEIDLLRSFVAIAQAGSLSRAAQRIARTQSALSQQMKRLEAIVDQPLWQRTARGVVLTSSGERLLGHAQRILRAHDEAMADMSGRGLSGTLRFGCPDDYAAAFLPQLLREFAVSHPHARVEVICEPTPRLQERLARHAVDLALVSLPESAHEDSIIRREPLVWIGSPSFDVTPAHSGEPLPLALSDPDTLDHIAACSALARVGRAFRIAYASSNLAGLTALARSGQAIAVMTQTAVPADLRILTGDPALPSLPPVGITVKFDRARPCPLSVAFADHIRLTLPTL, encoded by the coding sequence ATGAAAGATAGAAGCAAGACTAATATCGTGAGCCTCTTTCTCGAAATCGATTTGCTGCGTTCGTTCGTCGCCATCGCCCAGGCGGGCTCGCTCAGTCGCGCGGCGCAGCGCATCGCCCGAACGCAATCGGCGCTCAGTCAGCAGATGAAACGTCTGGAGGCGATCGTCGATCAGCCGCTGTGGCAACGCACGGCGCGCGGCGTGGTGCTCACCAGTTCGGGCGAGCGACTGCTGGGGCATGCGCAGCGCATCCTCCGGGCGCACGACGAAGCCATGGCCGACATGTCGGGCCGGGGGCTGAGCGGCACGCTGCGCTTTGGCTGTCCCGACGATTACGCGGCGGCATTCCTGCCGCAATTGCTGCGCGAGTTCGCGGTGTCGCATCCGCATGCGCGGGTGGAAGTGATCTGCGAGCCGACACCGCGTTTGCAGGAGCGGCTGGCGCGCCATGCCGTGGATCTGGCGCTGGTGTCGCTGCCGGAGAGCGCGCATGAGGACAGCATCATCCGGCGCGAGCCCCTGGTGTGGATCGGCAGCCCGAGCTTCGACGTGACGCCGGCCCACTCGGGCGAGCCCTTGCCGCTGGCCTTGTCCGACCCCGACACGCTCGATCACATTGCCGCGTGCAGTGCATTGGCGCGGGTGGGCCGGGCCTTTCGCATCGCGTACGCGAGCAGCAATCTCGCGGGACTGACGGCGCTGGCACGCTCGGGACAGGCCATCGCGGTCATGACACAGACGGCGGTGCCCGCCGACCTGCGTATCCTGACGGGCGATCCGGCGCTGCCTTCGTTGCCGCCGGTGGGAATTACGGTAAAGTTCGATCGGGCCCGTCCGTGCCCGTTGAGTGTCGCGTTTGCTGACCATATCCGGCTGACGTTGCCAACGTTGTAG
- a CDS encoding aspartate aminotransferase family protein, whose translation MSKNQDADFWRNARQHLVRYGGTFEPMIIERAQGAFVFDADGRAILDFTSGQMSALLGHSHPDIVSVVNESIGRLDHLFSGMLSRPVVDLATRLAEITPDGLDRVLLLSTGAESNEAAIRMAKLVTGKFEIVGFAQSWHGMTGAAASATYSAGRKGVGPAAAGSFAIPAPFIYRPRFGPADRYDYLAELDYAFDLIDRQSSGNLAAFIAEPILSSGGIIELPPGYLAALKRKCEERGMLLILDEAQTGIGRTGTMFAFERDGVTPDILTLSKTLGAGLPLAAVVTSAEIEELAHERGYLFYTTHVSDPLPAAVGLRVLDVVARDGLVARANVMGERLRGGLLDLMERFECVGDVRGRGLLLGMEIVKDRRTKAPADGLGARITRECMNLGLSMNIVQLPGMGGVFRIAPPLTVSEAEIDLGLSLLGQAIERSLA comes from the coding sequence GTGTCTAAGAACCAAGACGCCGATTTCTGGCGCAACGCCCGTCAGCATCTCGTCCGCTACGGCGGCACGTTCGAACCGATGATCATCGAGCGCGCGCAGGGCGCTTTCGTCTTCGATGCGGACGGGCGCGCGATCCTCGATTTCACGTCCGGGCAGATGAGCGCCTTGCTGGGCCACAGCCACCCGGACATCGTGTCGGTGGTCAACGAGTCCATCGGGCGCCTCGATCATCTGTTCAGCGGCATGCTTTCGCGTCCGGTCGTCGATCTCGCCACCCGGCTCGCCGAAATCACGCCCGACGGCCTGGATCGCGTGCTGCTGTTGAGCACAGGAGCCGAATCGAACGAAGCCGCCATTCGCATGGCCAAGCTGGTGACAGGCAAGTTCGAGATCGTCGGCTTCGCGCAGTCATGGCACGGCATGACCGGGGCGGCGGCGTCCGCCACCTACAGCGCCGGGCGCAAGGGCGTGGGCCCCGCGGCGGCAGGCTCGTTCGCCATCCCGGCACCCTTCATCTATCGTCCGCGCTTCGGCCCGGCCGATCGGTACGATTACCTCGCCGAACTGGACTACGCGTTCGACCTGATAGACCGGCAGTCCAGCGGCAATCTCGCTGCCTTCATCGCTGAGCCGATTCTGAGCTCCGGGGGCATCATCGAACTGCCACCGGGCTATCTCGCCGCGCTCAAGCGCAAGTGCGAGGAACGCGGCATGCTCCTGATCCTCGACGAAGCGCAAACCGGCATCGGCCGCACCGGCACGATGTTCGCGTTCGAGCGCGACGGCGTCACGCCCGACATCCTCACACTCTCCAAGACGCTCGGCGCCGGTCTGCCGCTCGCCGCCGTGGTGACGTCAGCCGAGATCGAGGAACTCGCCCACGAACGCGGCTACCTCTTCTACACGACGCATGTCTCCGATCCGCTGCCGGCCGCCGTCGGGTTGCGCGTGCTCGACGTCGTCGCGCGCGACGGTCTGGTCGCGCGCGCCAACGTCATGGGCGAGCGGCTGCGAGGCGGCTTGCTGGATCTGATGGAGCGCTTCGAATGCGTGGGCGATGTGCGAGGCCGCGGCCTGCTGCTGGGCATGGAGATCGTCAAGGATCGTCGCACGAAGGCGCCGGCGGACGGGCTCGGCGCAAGGATCACGCGCGAATGCATGAATCTCGGCCTGAGCATGAACATCGTGCAATTGCCGGGCATGGGCGGCGTATTCCGCATTGCCCCGCCGCTCACGGTCAGCGAGGCGGAGATCGATCTCGGTTTGTCGCTCCTGGGGCAGGCCATCGAGCGCTCGCTGGCATGA